The DNA region ACCAGTAGGGAGGGCGCTAAGGCTTTAACCCCTCCCCCAAATAAGCATACATGATAAATGGTCACGAAGCGCCAGTACAAGTACCCTagcgcagtggtccccaaccttttttgggccacggaccggtttaatgtcagaaaatattttcacggaccggcctttagggtgggatggataaatgcacaaaataaaattatgcgaccggcgtaaaaactgtggtatttttaaatgtaattgttcAACTTactagacaagcgtcaagagtgagtcttagatggatgtaacagaggaaatctggtcattttttaacaataaaacatcgttcagacttaaaaataaataaaacggaaataatgtaagttatttattctttctctgtggaccggtaccaaatggcccacgaccggtactggtccgaggcctgggggttggggaccactgccctaccgCACCACCCCTTGCAGTCAAGTCACCACTTCCAAGTTCCCTCCTCCACTACAGAGCTGTTAAACCCTAGAATGGCCTGTGAGAGGCCACATGGCACCTTGGGGTTCTGGGGCGCCGGGCTGTAGGGCCGCCGAGCTCTCTCGCACAGAATCCCTTAGCTGCGTGCCCTTCACCTCTAGGCAGGGGGCGCCTTGGCCCCAGAGAGACAACAGGCCTAGGGGCGGGTGCTCTGAGGCGCGCTCCTCCCCCGCAGGTGTCAGGTTTACGGAACAGAGAGCTTCCAGGCAGGACGCGCGGTGTCCTGACGGCCGCGAGAATTCCATTCGCCTGACCCGGCCAGTGTTGACCCTGCCCGGACGCGCCATGTTCGCGCGTGGGTCCCGGAGGCGCCGCTCCGGGCGCGCGGTGAGCGAGATTCAGGGCAGCGGCGGCGGTCggggtaaactgaggcccaggagagagggcaggggaTATAGATAGCGAAGAGTCATTCCACAGAGTGTTTGGGAATCCCCATCCTCAGAATTCCCTGACCAGAGGGCTGGGGCAGCTGAAAGCATGTGGATGAAGGAACGTGGAGATCTAGTGGCCCACACGTCCTAATCTCCTCTCCCACCCCAAGGACCGGGTGTGCTCCCCTATCATATAAATTATGGGAGAGGATTCTGAGGGCCAAAAGATTGGGATTGGGTTCTTGGATTGAGCACGGGCCTTTTAAAGAGCTTCTGAGGGAAGGGGCCTGGCCCTGTGCCTTGGCAGAAGGTGAACTGAACAGTGAGGCCCTACACTCCTGTGGTGCCGGAATACTGAGGGTCAAGCGATTGGGATTTGGGGTAAGAGGGTTTCCAGGCTTCCATTTAGGCAAGGAGCCTTTGACTTCCTGGATAGGAGgatctctcttttcctttggcGGGGTCCCTCGGTGGGGTCGGTCTGGGTTTAGTGGTCCAGAGCAGTGAATAGGCCGAAGATGTGAGGGGTAAGGACCAGGGTTTCCTAGAACAGGGTTTCTGAAGGTGTCAGTGGCCTCCTGAGGTCCTCCAGATCTTTGGGTGAAACCAGGGTTTGGGAGGGGGGTTCATGTATGGATACCAGGTAAGGAGGAGGTCTCAGACTCCTACCCTCTGGAACTGGAGTGCTGCTGGGCTCTTGAGTGGTGAATGGGCCACGGTGAGGCCTGGGGGACATACCCAGATTAGGGACTCTGTGCGCTGAGTGGGGAGAATAGTCTGAGTTTGGGGGGAGGTATTTGAGGTCTGGAGGAGTCAGAGGTTGGAAGGCGGTGTCCTGGCTGGGTGGGGGGAGTTGGAGGCCGGCCTGGGGAGGAGAATTCCCTGAAAAGGAGGCGTAGAGGGATGTGGCCTCAGCCGTCCCACCTCTATCTCTGTTGTGCCCCCCTCCCATGAGCTCTGGAGACTGTCCCAGCCTGCCCAGCGTTGCCCTGGTAGGACAGGCCCCAACGTGCAGTCTCTGGCCTTGTAATGGAGAGGCGGGTGTTGActtctccctccccgcccccgctcCTGGCGGGGTCCCGCGTCTTCCCCCGCCCACTACAGCCTccagaggcagaggacccagaccGCGGCCAGCCCTGCAACTCCTGCAGAGAGCAGTGCCCTGGCTTCCTGCTGCATGGCTGGAGGTAGGTGACTATCCCAGGGCCTTGCCTTCATCAGGGCTCTGCCCTCAGGGGAATCCCGCCCCCACCCCAAGATTTAAGCCACGCCTCTAGGCTTTAGCTGGTCCACTGAGGAAGCTCAGTCGGGGAAAGAGCCTCAAGCTGATTCACAGCTCTGCCCCCTGACTCATTCCCTACTCTCAGATTCCCAGGAGAGCTCCACCCACGACACAGTCCCGCCCCAGATGTGTCCTTCCCCAAGTCTTATCCCTAGGGAAATCCTCTGTCCTGAGCTCTGAGCAACGCCCACTGACCTCCGGCCCCCTTATTGAGTTAGGAACATCTCTCCCAGTCCCTTTTACCAAATTCTCCTACTGGAGCCCAGTACCCAAAATATCACATAACATACCACAGACAGAGCCCTACCTGAAAGTTCAGAGGCTCAGCACAAGCTAGAGCCCACCACCTCAGGGAAAAGTTCCCCAGAATGTCCAGAGCCTGTCCGCAGGGGAAGCCCATAACGCCAATGTCAGACTCAGAGCCCGCTCCTACTCAGGCTCAAGTCCCAGAGCTGGAAGTCACCCGCCGGCTTTGAGACCCCACAGCTCCATCTCTTCTGCACCCACGCTCACAGCCCCACCTCCTCTCAGCCTCGACCCCAGACCCAGAGTCTTTTGGGGGTGATAATCTTCATGCCCCTGCCCCTCAGTTGGAATTCCTTGGGGTGCTGAAGGGTCCCAGTGGGCTACCCCTTAGTAACTGACCCCCATTCTGACCCCCTTAGAAAGATCTGCCAGCACTGCAAATGCCCTCGGGAGGAGCATGCTGTGCACGCAGTGCCTGTGGACCTGGAACGCATCATGTGTcgcctgatctcagacttccagcgcCACTCCATCTCCGATGATGACTCGGGCTGTGCTTCAGAGGAGTATGCCTGGGTGCCCCCTGGTCTCAAGCCAGAGCAGGTGACCAGAAGGCACCACCCACTGTTGCTCTCCAAtgagccccccacacacacacatattcaaatGGAAACCTATATCAGGGGCAACACTAGTGTGGTCAGATGGCACCTGTCTTTCTGACCCCTCTGTGATCTAGGGGTGATTAACCCCTCAACCCTGAGTGATCTCTGGGCCTGTTCACCCCACTCCTGTTCTATCCCTTGCCTCAGAGCTTATTCTAGCACTTCATTCTCCACACCTCCATTGATTAATTAATTCAACagttattgagtgcctactgcgTGTCAGACAACTGATTCAGGCATTAAGGACacagcagtgaataaaacatacacacacatggaGGATAGATTCCTGAAGGGAGCAACAACCAATAAGCAAACCTGTAAAGTATGTGATATGGTGTAAAACAAGGAAGGGGTGTGTGGAGAGAGATGTTAGCATTGTAAATAAGGTACCCAGTTAAGCCTCTGTGAGAATATGATTTTTgagcttcctgaaggaggtgaaCTGTGAACTACGCAGAAATCCTAGGATAGAGAGATCCAGGCAAATGGAATAGCTAAtgtaaaggccctgaggcaggagtgtACTTGGCATTTgtgaggaacagagagaagacaggTACACTGGCGCAAAGTGAGCAACAAGGGAGAGTGGTAGGAGGTGGGCTTAGAGCGGTGGTAGAAGGCCATGGAGAGAACTTAGACTTCTACTCTGAATGAGGCAGAAATCACAAGAGATTTGTAAGCAGAGAAGGGATGTTTTTTGTCTTAGAATTTAATGGGACTTCTCTGGCTACCGAGTGTAGAACCGACTGCAGGAGTGAGGGTAGGAGCAAGGGACAAGTGAGAGGGAGACTTTTACAATAAGTCTAGGTGACAAATGATGGTGCTAAAAGTGGAagtagtagcctgacctgtggtggcgcagtggataaagcgtcaacctggaaatgctgaggtcgccggttcgaaaccctgggcttgcctggtcaaggcacatatgggagttgatgcttccagctcctcccccccttctctctctctgtctctccctctcctttctaaaatgaataaaaaaaaagtagaagtagTAAGTGCTGGTCAGATTCTAAAGTCAAGATGAGAGGATTTGCTTGTGAGtgtgagaaaggaaagaggcaAAGATGACCTTAAGGGTGGATGAATTAACTGATATGGGTCAGGCCAGGTCAAGAGCACATTTGAGGTCTAAGAGCATAAGTTTGGTTTTGACATCTAGAGTTTGAGACACTCATTAGACATCTGAGTGGTCACGTTGCTTAAAACTCAAGGGAGAGATCACAGGGCTGGAGGCATGCATTTGTGAGGCATTAGCCATGAAGCGGTATTTATAGCCATAGAAGTTCGATGCGATTCCCAATGGAGTGGAGAGTCAAGAGGACGAAGGACTGACCCCCAAGGACCCTCCCACACTTGGAAGTCAGTTAATTGAGAAGGAACTAAAAGAACAGAGAAGGAGCGGCCAATAGGTTCCCTTTTGGTAGGAGGAAACCCAGGACTGTGAGATGTCCTGGAAGCTAAGGGAACGCCGTGTTCCCAGGAAAAGGTAGTCGTCAGCTGTGTCCAGTGCTACTGATGGATCAAGTTGGATGAGGACTGAGACCTGAACAATGATTTTAACAAAGTGGACGTCATCAATGACCATGACAGGAACAGCTTTAGAGGAAGGGCAGGGACTGCAGGGGCAGGAAAGGCTAACTGGAGTGGGATCTAGAAAGAATAGGAGGAAAGGAAGTGGAGACGGTGCGTGCAAAGAACTCTAAAGGAATTTTGCtgtaaaggaaaggagaaaagtggAGCGGTAGCTGGAGGGAACGCTTGGCATGTTTGAGAGTTGGCATTAGCAGGCATTACCTTGTGatgactttcattttcttttttgtttttgtttttttgttttttgttgttgttttttttgtatttttgtatttttctgaagctggaaacggggagagacagtcagacagactcccgcatgcgcccgaccgggatccacccggcacgcccaccaggggcgatgctctgcccaccaggggcgacgctctgcccaccagggggcgtcgctctgccgcgaccagagccactctagcgcctggggcagaggccaaggagccatccccagcacccgggccatctttgctccaatggagcctcggctgcgggaggggaagagagagacagagaggaaggaggggagggggtggagaagcaaatgggcgcttctccgatgtgccctggccgggaatcgaacccgggtcccccgcacgccaggccgacgctccaccgctgagccaaccggccagggccatgactttCATTTTCTCCAAGAAGTAGGGACCCACCATGCCACTGCATTCCAACCATGCCTGGTCCCAATTGATTTCTCCCATCCCCGTGTCCTCCCAGGTATACCAGTTTTTTAGCTGCCTCCCAGAAGACAAGGTCCCCTACGTCAACAGTCCCGGGGAGAAATACAGGATCaagcagctgctgcaccagctgCCCCCACATGACAGTGAGGTGAGGAGGCCTAAAACAGGAAGGGCCTGCCAGGTAGGGGGCACAGCCTGGGCAAATAccagacagaaggaaagaaatgggCAGGATCAGAGGTGAGCTGATCTGAGATGAAAAGTCTGGAAGGGCGGAGGCAATCAGGAGACATTCTTTGGCAAAACTACAGCAGGAGGTTGGGAGGTCAGGGGTGGGTATTTCAAGCAGGAAGCGCCATCTACACAAAGGCCTAGAAGTAAGTTTTTTGAGCATGGATGAAAttaggagggtgggggtggggcggacATCGAGGGAGGAGCTTGGATGAACCCCCACGACCCCAGGCGCAGTACTGCACAGCactggaagaggaggaaaagaaagagctgAGAGCCTTCAGCCAGCAGCGGAAACGGGAGAACCTGGGGCGTGGCACTGTGCGAATCTTCCCGGTGACCATCACTGGGGCCATCTGTGAGGAGGTGAGCCATGAAGGGCTTCCCGGAGTGAGTGGTGCCTTTGCTCCAAGCCCGGGGGTGTGGGACCCATATCCCTATCACACTGCTAAGCAGGGACCACCTCTAAGGCCTTCCTAGCCAGTGATGTCTATGTGTAGGCCCCCCTTGTGGATGGGGCCTGGCCCTCTGATCCCATTGTTGGGTGCATGCTGTCTCTAAGGAGGCCCTGGTGTACCTTCTCCTTTAGTTTCCAGCCCTCCATGCAGTAGACATGGGGCTGTCTTTCTGGTCCCCTTCTGCTTGACACTTGTCCTTAGGAGCCCACCCACAATGGCAGGGCCTCTCTCTAGAGCCTGACGGTGAGTGGACTTTGCCTCCAAGCCCTCCCCACCATGTCCCTGACCTTAGATCCTACTGTTAGGTGAGGACTGTCACTATGGTTCCCCCACTGGGCCAGGCCTGTCTCTATGGTTTCACAAACCACCCACAATGAGTAGGACCTGTCTCTCTAAGGTTTCCCACTGGAGCAGGGtcaggttttttgtgttttttttgtttttttttctgaagctggatacggggagagacagtcagacagactcccgcatgcacccgaccgggatccacccggcacacccaccagggggcgacgctctgcccaccagggggcgatgctctgcccctccggggcgtcgctcttttgtgaccagagccactctagcgcctggggcagaggccaaggaaccattcccagcgcccaggccatctttgctccactggagcctcgctgcaggaggggaagagagagacagagaggaaggagagggggaggggtggagaagcagatgggcgcttctcctgtgtgccctggccgggaatcgaacccgggacttctgcacgccagtctgacgctctaccactgagccaaccggccagggcagggtcaggtttttttattattattattattattattattggtcttagattttgatttgttgttccacttatttatgcattcattggttgattcttatatgtgccatgaccaagaattgaactcaTAACCTTGGCCTATCAGAAAGGACGATGCTTAGGCCAGGGTCAGTTTCTAAGGCACTTTTCTTTCCTATGAAGGTGGGGCCTGTCTCAGTTACCCCAGTGGGTAAGGCTAGTCACAGAGGTCCACCACGGGGAAGGCCCAAGTATGCTACACATTGGCTGATCGCCACCTAACCGTCTTTGTGAGGGTTCTGGTGTCTGTTATCTGGCAGTGCGGGAAGCAGATTGGAGGTGGGGACATCGCAGTGTTTGCCAGTCGAGCAGGCCTGGGTAGTTGCTGGCATCCCCAGTGCTTTGTGTGCTCCACCTGCCGGGAGCTGCTGGTGGACCTCATCTACTTCTACCATGCTGGCAAGGTCTACTGTGGTCGGCACCATGCTGAACGCCTGCGCCCGCGCTGCCAAGCCTGTGACGAGGTGCGTGCTTCTGTGCccaggggtgggagtggagagcaggcagggccagaggcAGGCCCTGTTGATGGCCACAGCTGCCTGTGTCCCCCAGATCATCTTCTCCCCTGAGTGCACGGAGGCCGAGGGCCGGCACTGGCACATGGGTCACTTTTGCTGCTTTGAGTGTGAAGCATCGCTAGGAGGACAGCGCTATGTCATGCGGCAGAGCCGCCCCCACTGCTGCGCCTGCTATGAGGCCCGCCATGCAGAGTACTGTGACGGCTGTGGGGAGCACATCGGTGGGTGCATATGGCACTGGACAGGGGGATAGATGAACAGCTGGACCACACCCCACCACCGCTCCTCCTGTCCCCCATGATCCCCATACTTTCAGTCTAGCCCAAGCACCCTATCCCTATATTCTTCACTACAAGTCCCATCAGTGATAGCCCCTATTCTGCTATACTTTTTAAACCCCACTAACACAGCACTAGGCACCACTACATCTAGGTCCACCTCCAGAGTGCCCTCTAATTCCCAGGGCCTCAGGGCTACTCTGTCAGCCTAACCCTGTGCCCCTAAGCTATACCCTTTTCTCTAAGACTCCTCCATCACCCtaggtcagcaattttcaaccaatgtTCTGTAGCACACTGGCATACCGCaagaactattattattttttgaaatttttagtaaaagtttatttgagccaaactgaccacATATGCCAGGGCTgcgataatttttaaaacatgtaatacctggctatttagtcagggggcattgacctcttttcccttagattgtcaaataaatgaCAACggctaacacaacaatagccatctggtgtgaatgaatcaaaatcatacctatacctattttttttggcaagctggcaaaaaatatatttttgatgtgtcacagaattttagtaattagtttatgtgtgccacgagatgaaaagGGTTTAAAAATCGCTGGCCTAGGTATAGGTACT from Saccopteryx leptura isolate mSacLep1 chromosome X, mSacLep1_pri_phased_curated, whole genome shotgun sequence includes:
- the PRICKLE3 gene encoding prickle planar cell polarity protein 3 isoform X1, translated to MFARGSRRRRSGRAPPEAEDPDRGQPCNSCREQCPGFLLHGWRKICQHCKCPREEHAVHAVPVDLERIMCRLISDFQRHSISDDDSGCASEEYAWVPPGLKPEQVYQFFSCLPEDKVPYVNSPGEKYRIKQLLHQLPPHDSEAQYCTALEEEEKKELRAFSQQRKRENLGRGTVRIFPVTITGAICEECGKQIGGGDIAVFASRAGLGSCWHPQCFVCSTCRELLVDLIYFYHAGKVYCGRHHAERLRPRCQACDEIIFSPECTEAEGRHWHMGHFCCFECEASLGGQRYVMRQSRPHCCACYEARHAEYCDGCGEHIGLDQGQMAYEGQHWHASDRCFCCSRCGRALLGRPFLPRRGLIFCSRACSLGSEATAPGPGRRSWSAGTVSTSLAASTASFPAVEGTAKTATKGTSTELEPAAGPKEPTRFLRGAPHRHSMPELGLRSVPKPSPGTPSQLDPEDGAFSRQSAPRVSFRDPLVSEGGPRRTLSAPPAQRRRPRSPPPRAPTRHSHSHRHHHRHHHHWRRRQSGRFHHHQCDLGSGSDSESCSGSHSSSSSESSEDDGFFLGERIPLPPHLCRLVPAQDTATETPNSLSPLPPGNSGPGMPRQARDKNCIVA